A section of the Telopea speciosissima isolate NSW1024214 ecotype Mountain lineage chromosome 3, Tspe_v1, whole genome shotgun sequence genome encodes:
- the LOC122654587 gene encoding polygalacturonase non-catalytic subunit AroGP2-like, which yields MTHLILLHGLLIVAYVSGSQAENSFSQYWEEHIGLPLPPNWFAAKVSPLGLHQTTMFIKLIEENQLASHLRSFCKQANVACSSNALEKSTINDTTLPPIAQWNRLKLKYEGLPNEMTLSVASQGGLPYFRESMVKEGGFIHVPDLRDPMSYKSFLPRTLASKIPFSIAQINELNKLFGVVDETNMNEYIRDTLEVCEDSPIRGEQCTCATSAEDLIDFVVKNLGHHVRIWSTENVEGSYENVTIGSVKLIHGNLLEAPVLCHSQPFPFQVYYCHVFQKVKVYAVNIQAQKKLNHAIMACHYETSTWNQNHLAFKLLGFGPGLIEVCHWINENGMIWTKTLG from the exons ATGACACATCTCATTTTATTGCATGGACTTCTAATAGTAGCATACGTTAGT GGTTCTCAAGCTGAAAATTCCTTCTCACAATACTGGGAAGAGCATATTGGTCTTCCACTACCTCCAAATTGGTTTGCTGCAAAAGTTTCTCCATTAGGCCTCCATCAGACGACAATGTTTATCAAACTTATAGAGGAAAATCAACTGGCTTCTCACCTGCGTTCGTTCTGTAAGCAAGCTAATGTTGCTTGCTCGTCAAATGCACTAGAGAAGAGTACAATAAATGACACAACTCTGCCACCAATAGCCCAGTGGAATCGTTTAAAACTGAAATATGAAGGCCTTCCAAATGAAATGACCCTGTCGGTTGCCAGCCAAGGGGGATTGCCATATTTCCGAGAGTCAATGGTGAAAGAGGGAGGTTTCATACATGTCCCTGATTTAAGAGATCCAATGTCATATAAATCGTTCTTGCCACGAACTTTGGCAtcaaaaatcccattttccaTTGCCCAGATCAATGAATTGAATAAGCTTTTTGGtgtggtggatgaaacaaacaTGAATGAGTATATTCGAGACACCCTCGAGGTATGTGAGGACAGCCCTATTCGAGGTGAGCAATGCACCTGTGCGACTTCTGCAGAGGATCTCATCGATTTTGTTGTCAAAAATTTAGGACACCATGTACGCATTTGGAGTACTGAGAACGTCGAAGGATCTTATGAAAATGTCACAATTGGATCTGTGAAACTCATCCATGGAAACCTCTTAGAAGCACCTGTCTTATGTCATAGTCAACCATTCCCATTTCAAGTCTATTATTGCCATGTTTTTCAGAAAGTAAAAGTATATGCAGTTAATATACAAGCTCAGAAGAAATTGAATCATGCGATCATGGCATGCCACTATGAGACATCTACTTGGAATCAAAACCATCTTGCTTTTAAGCTTCTAGGTTTTGGCCCTGGACTAATTGAAGTTTGTCATTGGATAAACGAGAATGGAATGATCTGGACAAAGACTCTAGGTTGA